The sequence TCACCTGAAGCTGCTCAAAAATCATACACCAAAGCATTAGAAAAGTATTTGGATTCTGGTATAAATATAGCGTTAGATCCTTCTTCTAAAGAAGTAGACAGCCATGAATTCGCAAATTTGCTTAAGGATAGCGTTCAGGTAAATCTCTTTATTGGCGGTGCATACGGCTTTGAGAGGAGTTTTTTAACTAAATGTAATAATGCTATATCATTTGGTAAAATTACGCTTTCACATAAACTTGTGAAAGTTGTGTTGATGGAACAGATCTTTAGAGGTTTGACCATTAATCATAATCACCCATATCATAAATAGGAAAACATTGATGTTAACGGAAACAGAGTTAAATGAATTTCAAAACAAATTACTCGACAGAAGAGTACAGATAGAAAAAAATCTTAGAGGTACCAGCCTTGAGTTAGAGGGAATGAGAGAACTTGAGTTGAATGATGAAGGTGATTTTGCAGCAGCTTCTGCAGAAGCGGTGATAGATAGTGCAATTTTAGTGCAACAGCGTAAAGAATTAAACGAAATTGAACTTGCTTTAGATAAAATAAAAGGAGGAGTTTTCGGTATATGTGAAATGTGTGAAGAGCCTATAGGCAGAAAACGTCTAGAAGTAAAGAACTTTGCACGTTTTTGTATCACATGTCGTGAGATCACTGAAAAAGAGACCAAATAGATTTTCTATTTTAAAGCAACAGCTTAGGTGAACGCTCTAATAAAGGGAATAGAGCCTTTACGTGGATATATAGTCACTCTATTTGCGTCGCTTATACAATAAGGGGATAAAATGAGACTTGCTCTGTATATTTTTGTTACTTTTGCGCTTATGGCACTGGTTGCTGCGTTTACCTATACGATAAACCCGGACCATTACGTGATAGAGTTGATGGGAATTAATTTTAATTTCCCTGTATCAGTATGGATAGTGCTGCCTATGCTGCTTTTATTTATCTTTACCCTGCTGCATATGTTTATTTATGGTTTAAAAAATTATTTTATACTTAAAAAATGGCAAAAAGATGCCAGTACTTTAGAAGACGCACTGTACTGGTCACTGATCAATGAGCCAAAAGAACAAAAGTACGGGTTGGATGTCGTGAGAAGCTCTGCATCACTTTTAGGGAAAGCATCTTTCGATATTACTGACAATATAGAGGGGTTGACACCAAGACTTACACGTGTTGTCAATATCATACAGAAAATAAAAAATGGTGAGTATGTTGACTTTAAAGAAGAAAAGATGAGTAAAGTCTTTCATGCGAATAACCCGATTTTGACACAGAACTATCTGAACCGTCTGCAATCCGATGATAAATTCATTGAAGATGTACTCAAGGCTGCATCCCAATACCCTGAGGTCGTAAAGTCTGAAGCA is a genomic window of Sulfurovum sp. XGS-02 containing:
- a CDS encoding 23S rRNA (pseudouridine(1915)-N(3))-methyltransferase RlmH, producing MKINVIIIDKKGKDNLYAGLIDHYKKIAKPFAKVEIIEVFDKEIAKAQDISPEAAQKSYTKALEKYLDSGINIALDPSSKEVDSHEFANLLKDSVQVNLFIGGAYGFERSFLTKCNNAISFGKITLSHKLVKVVLMEQIFRGLTINHNHPYHK
- the dksA gene encoding RNA polymerase-binding protein DksA produces the protein MLTETELNEFQNKLLDRRVQIEKNLRGTSLELEGMRELELNDEGDFAAASAEAVIDSAILVQQRKELNEIELALDKIKGGVFGICEMCEEPIGRKRLEVKNFARFCITCREITEKETK